Proteins encoded in a region of the Vitis riparia cultivar Riparia Gloire de Montpellier isolate 1030 chromosome 7, EGFV_Vit.rip_1.0, whole genome shotgun sequence genome:
- the LOC117917352 gene encoding protein WHAT'S THIS FACTOR 1 homolog, chloroplastic, which produces MLFKSPSINSQIFINCKVRVWTQFTASISSLQVVWRKDHKLDQAIENDKQWRLCARVVKEVLNEPGQVIPLRYLEKRRERLRLSIKIKTFLSQNPGLFDTYLDRIKPKSQPVDFLRASDGLRRFLEEEKRIIHENEPLIVAKLCKLLMISKDKVISADKLVHVKREFGFPNDFLVNLVPKFPDYFRLSGSPGEGKSFLELVSWNPEFAKSVIERRAEEEERATGIRVRPSLNVKLPHGFFLRKEMREWIRDWMELDYISPYADVSHLDQASPEMEKRTVGVFHELLSLSLFKRVPVPILGKFREEYRFSNAFSSVFTRHSGIFYLSLKGGIETAMLREAYKDDELIDQDPLVEIKDRFLELLAEGHRESAEQSRLQKEAVQKDMEMMSMRIGESDGHEFGEQL; this is translated from the coding sequence ATGCTCTTCAAATCTCCTTCAATTAATTCTCAGATTTTCATAAATTGTAAGGTTAGGGTTTGGACCCAATTTACGGCCTCCATTTCTAGCCTGCAAGTAGTGTGGCGGAAAGATCACAAACTAGACCAAGCCATAGAGAATGATAAACAGTGGAGGCTCTGTGCCCGGGTCGTCAAAGAGGTCTTAAACGAACCGGGTCAAGTAATACCACTTCGATACCTAGAAAAACGACGCGAAAGGTTACGTCTTTCgatcaaaataaaaacttttctcAGTCAAAATCCGGGTCTCTTCGACACTTATCTTGATCGAATCAAACCCAAATCCCAACCCGTCGATTTTCTTCGTGCCAGCGATGGGCTTAGAAGGtttttagaagaagaaaaaaggattATTCATGAAAATGAGCCGTTGATTGTTGCGAAATTGTGTAAATTGTTAATGATATCAAAGGATAAGGTTATTAGTGCAGATAAATTGGTACATGTGAAGAGGGAATTTGGGTTTCCAAATGATTTTTTGGTGAATTTAGTACCAAAATTCCCAGATTATTTTAGGTTATCTGGGAGCCCTGGAGAGGGTAAATCCTTTTTGGAGTTAGTTTCATGGAACCCTGAATTTGCAAAATCAGTTATTGAGAGGAGGGCAGAGGAGGAGGAGAGGGCGACAGGGATCAGGGTTAGGCCATCCTTAAATGTCAAATTGCCGCACGGGTTTTTTCTTAGGAAGGAAATGAGAGAGTGGATTAGGGATTGGATGGAGCTTGACTATATATCACCATATGCTGATGTTTCACATTTGGATCAAGCATCTCCTGAAATGGAGAAGAGGACTGTTGGGGTTTTTCATGAGTTACTTTCACTCTCCCTCTTTAAGAGGGTTCCGGTGCCTATATTGGGGAAGTTCAGAGAAGAGTATAGGTTTTCCAATGCATTTTCAAGTGTTTTCACTAGGCATTCTGGGATATTTTATTTGTCTCTGAAAGGTGGGATAGAAACAGCAATGTTGAGGGAAGCATACAAGGATGATGAATTGATTGATCAGGATCCGTTGGTTGAGATAAAAGATAGGTTTCTTGAGTTGTTGGCAGAGGGTCATAGGGAGAGTGCAGAGCAATCGAGGTTGCAGAAGGAAGCAGTTCAGAAGGACATGGAAATGATGTCAATGAGGATCGGTGAATCAGATGGACATGAATTTGGTGAACAGCTCTAA
- the LOC117917354 gene encoding uncharacterized protein LOC117917354: protein MMIAGEISSFLYSDSQEPITSCLGKKSCFTGFQRYPFLSLIYMTFNTKMMIAGEISSFMYSDSQKVITSCLGKKSCFTDFQRYPFLSLIYMTFNTKMMIAGEISSFLYSDSQKVKLPAWERSPAERTFNVILSFPSFT, encoded by the exons ATGATG ATAGCTGGGGAAATCTCTTCCTTCTTGTATTCAGATAGCCAAGAACCAATAACTTCCTGCTTGGGGAAGAAGTCCTGCTTTACGGGCTTTCAACGTTATCCTTTCCTTTCCCTCATTTACATGACATTCAACACTAAAATGATG ATAGCTGGGGAAATCTCTTCCTTCATGTATTCAGATAGCCAAAAAGTAATAACTTCCTGCTTGGGAAAGAAGTCCTGCTTTACGGACTTTCAACGTTATCCTTTCCTTTCCCTCATTTACATGACATTCAACACTAAAATGATG ATAGCTGGGGAAATCTCCTCCTTCTTGTATTCAGATAGCCAAAAAGTAAAACTTCCTGCTTGGGAAAGAAGTCCTGCTGAACGGACTTTCAACGTTATCCTTTCCTTTCCCTCATTTACATGA
- the LOC117917353 gene encoding zinc transporter 7, translating to METSKILKLMILTILLVLTLKVDCQFMPPSPRPLCISQFALVNHACAMLPFNPNPAPIPPSPDEPGQSHAHSPGHGHGHGHSHSHSHRHGIRHRHQQSSAEEACCRWLKEVDDECVCDLLAHLPLFLTRPSHYYTVPVDPSCSVTFSCGGRLRA from the coding sequence ATGGAGACATCCAAGATTCTTAAATTGATGATCCTGACAATATTACTGGTTCTCACACTGAAGGTGGATTGCCAATTTATGCCCCCATCTCCCCGCCCACTCTGCATCTCCCAGTTTGCGCTAGTGAATCATGCATGCGCAATGCTACCATTCAACCCAAATCCGGCCCCAATCCCTCCATCGCCTGATGAACCTGGTCAGAGTCATGCCCATAGCCCTGGTCATGGTCATGGCCATGGTCACAGCCACAGCCACAGCCACAGGCATGGAATCAGGCACAGACACCAACAATCCTCTGCAGAGGAGGCTTGTTGCCGGTGGTTGAAGGAGGTAGATGATGAGTGTGTTTGTGATCTGCTAGCTCACTTGCCCCTTTTCCTTACGAGGCCCTCACATTACTACACCGTTCCAGTTGACCCTTCATGCAGTGTTACTTTCTCATGTGGAGGGCGACTAAGGGCTTGA
- the LOC117917775 gene encoding adenylate isopentenyltransferase 3, chloroplastic, producing the protein MQIYMHMRKQTQPLLSIPPGDLTMDVSGHRWPKGKVVVVMGATGTGKSRLSIDLATRFPAEIVNSDKMQVYEGLDIVTNKITEEEQRGVPHHLLRIAHPNVDFTASDFRDMASLSIESILGRGRLPIVVGGSNSYIEALVGDEYSKFRSRYECCFLWVDVSRPVLHSFVSKRVDKMVEKGMVEEVQQLFHPNADYTRGIRRAIGVPELDLYFRTEGFLDEEARARVLQEAVHEIKANTCKLACRQLEKIHRLKNVRKWKIHRLGATEVLRKCDREADEAWEKLVARPSTMMVAQFLYSVGATRSIATTSPPTIRAAASMEAALAATH; encoded by the coding sequence ATGCAAATTTACATGCATATGCGCAAGCAAACACAGCCTCTACTAAGTATCCCCCCCGGGGACCTCACCATGGATGTCTCCGGCCATCGGTGGCCCAAGGGGAAGGTGGTGGTGGTAATGGGGGCGACCGGCACGGGGAAGTCGCGGCTCTCCATCGACCTCGCTACCAGGTTTCCCGCAGAGATTGTGAACTCGGACAAAATGCAAGTCTACGAAGGACTAGACATCGTCACCAACAAGATCACAGAGGAGGAGCAGCGCGGCGTTCCTCACCATCTCCTCAGGATAGCGCATCCTAATGTGGATTTCACTGCATCCGATTTTCGGGACATGGCCTCACTCTCCATTGAATCAATCCTCGGTCGAGGGCGCCTCCCAATCGTCGTTGGGGGCTCCAATTCATACATTGAGGCCCTGGTTGGCGACGAATACTCCAAGTTCCGGTCCCGGTACGAGTGCTGCTTCCTCTGGGTGGACGTCTCCCGGCCGGTCCTTCACTCATTCGTCTCCAAACGGGTCGACAAGATGGTGGAGAAGGGAATGGTGGAAGAAGTTCAACAACTGTTCCATCCAAATGCAGACTACACGAGGGGGATAAGAAGAGCTATTGGGGTTCCGGAGCTCGATCTATATTTCCGAACGGAGGGTTTCCTGGACGAAGAAGCTCGAGCTAGGGTTTTGCAGGAGGCAGTGCATGAGATCAAGGCTAACACATGCAAGCTAGCCTGTCGCCAATTGGAGAAGATTCATCGGCTCAAGAACGTCCGGAAATGGAAGATTCACAGGCTGGGCGCCACTGAAGTGCTCCGAAAGTGCGATAGAGAGGCTGATGAAGCATGGGAGAAGCTAGTGGCGAGGCCGAGCACCATGATGGTCGCGCAATTCCTCTACAGTGTGGGCGCCACCAGATCAATCGCCACGACTTCACCACCAACCATTAGAGCGGCAGCATCCATGGAAGCTGCCCTAGCAGCAACCCACTAG
- the LOC117918243 gene encoding TVP38/TMEM64 family membrane protein slr0305-like yields the protein MDSRKDWLNLANVGRLRARSSSKQENANGIDAEDRSPWRRRLSSMAWPSSFRMALLLLFFAAISTACLTLPIEKILKGFLLWIKRDLGPWGPLVLAVAYIPLTVLAVPASILTIGGGYLFGLPVGFFADSIGATIGATAAFILGRTLGRSYVTSKLKNYPKFQAIAVAIQRSGFKIVLLLRLVPLLPFNMLNYLLSVTPVTLGQYMLASWLGMMPITFAFVYIGTTLKDLSDIRHAWNDGSTSHWIFIALGFVVSVILMVSITKVAKASLDKALADNAEVEDILISPTLPIVAEPPMDLHKPLTIQIDPSEHHQT from the exons ATGGATTCT AGAAAGGATTGGCTCAACCTGGCAAACGTTGGGAGGTTGAGGGCGCGATCGTCGTCGAAGCAAGAGAATGCCAACGGCATCGACGCCGAGGACAGAAGTCCTTGGCGTCGGAGGCTCTCTTCCATGGCTTGGCCCTCCTCTTTCAGGATGGCGCTTCTTCTACTCTTTTTTGCCGCCATCTCCACCGCCTGCCTTACTCTCCCTATCGAGAAG ATTTTGAAGGGTTTCTTGCTATGGATTAAGCGTGATCTTGGACCTTGGGGTCCACTTGTTTT GGCTGTCGCATACATTCCTCTTACTGTCCTGGCAGTTCCAGCTTCAATACTTACG ATAGGAGGTGGCTACCTATTTGGGTTGCCTGTGGGGTTTTTTGCTGATTCTATTGGCGCAACCATAGGTGCAACAGCTGCATTCATTCTTGGAAGAACG CTTGGAAGATCATACGTTACCTCAAAGCTAAAGAATTATCCAAAGTTTCAGGCAATTGCTGTTGCGATTCAAAGATCTGGCTTTAAG ATTGTCTTGCTGCTTCGTCTTGTTCCCTTACTTCCATTTAACATGTTGAATTACCTCCTATCTGTGACTCCTGTTACATTGGGGCAGTACATGCTGGCTTCATGGTTGGGAATGATG CCAATCACATTTGCATTTGTGTATATTGGAACAACTTTGAAGGATCTTTCTGACATCAGACATGCATGGAATGATGGTTCCACAAGTCACTGG ATATTCATAGCACTGGGCTTTGTGGTATCTG TGATTCTGATGGTGAGCATCACTAAAGTTGCAAAGGCTTCTTTGGACAAGGCACTAGCTGACAATGCAGAGGTAGAGGACATCTTAATCTCACCAACACTACCCATTGTAGCTGAGCCGCCCATGGATCTCCATAAGCCTCTCACGATCCAGATAGATCCATCTGAACATCATCAAACATAA